A stretch of the Aminipila terrae genome encodes the following:
- a CDS encoding DapH/DapD/GlmU-related protein has translation MTIEECLDLEKERLEINKKHLENGVKFIDIKTAYIGSEVKIGAGTVIYPCVTMEGRVIIGTDCVIGQNTRIEDSTIGDRTNIQSSVITESSVGSDTKIGPFAYLRPNSTIGSHCKVGDFVEVKNSSMGDGAKASHLTYIGDSDVGKDVNLGCGVVFVNYDGKNKHRSVIGDGAFIGCNTNIISPVTVEEGSYVAAGSTVTKNVPKGSLYVARAKDKIIEGWVERRGLLNKNK, from the coding sequence ATGACTATTGAAGAATGTCTTGATTTGGAAAAGGAAAGACTGGAAATTAATAAAAAACATTTGGAAAACGGAGTAAAGTTTATTGATATAAAAACTGCCTACATAGGATCCGAGGTGAAAATCGGAGCAGGGACTGTAATTTATCCTTGTGTTACAATGGAGGGAAGAGTTATAATCGGAACTGACTGCGTTATTGGGCAGAACACCAGAATTGAGGATTCAACCATAGGCGACCGTACGAATATTCAGAGCTCAGTTATCACTGAAAGTTCAGTGGGGAGTGACACTAAAATCGGTCCCTTTGCCTATCTCAGACCAAACAGTACTATTGGAAGTCATTGCAAGGTGGGAGATTTTGTTGAAGTTAAAAATTCCAGCATGGGAGATGGAGCAAAGGCTTCTCATCTGACTTATATTGGTGATTCGGATGTAGGAAAAGATGTGAATCTGGGATGCGGGGTTGTATTTGTAAATTATGATGGAAAGAACAAACATCGCTCTGTGATTGGAGATGGTGCTTTTATTGGTTGTAATACAAATATTATTTCACCAGTGACAGTTGAAGAAGGCTCTTATGTAGCAGCAGGAAGTACAGTGACAAAAAATGTTCCAAAAGGGTCACTATATGTGGCTCGTGCTAAAGATAAAATAATTGAAGGCTGGGTAGAACGCAGAGGGTTATTAAATAAAAATAAATAA